In a single window of the Pseudoxanthomonas sp. F37 genome:
- the oleC gene encoding olefin beta-lactone synthetase, whose product MTDPCNIAASLPRLAREQPDRVAMRCPDGAGRYTRELTYAQLDARSDAIAAGLGAYGIGRGRRAVVMVRPTPEFFLLMFALFKAGAVPVLVDPGIDRRALKQCLDEAEPEAFIGIPLAQFARRVLGWAKSAEKIVTVGTRWAWGGTTLAKIEARGANAGPQLADTAPDDVAGILFTSGSTGVPKGVVYRHRHFVAQIDLLRDAFGLQPGGVDLPTFPPFALFDPALGLTSVIPDMDPTRPASADPRKLHAAIARFGVTQLFGSPALMKVLADHGAPLPTVQRVTSAGAPVPPDVVAKIRTLLPDEAQFWTPYGATECLPVAVIEGRELESTRAATEAGAGTCVGRAVPPNEVRIIRIVDAPIADWREVDVLPDGEVGEITVAGPTATDTYFRRDAATRIAKIRETLADGGERIVHRMGDVGWFDGEGRLWFCGRKTQRVETVDGPLYTEQVEPVFNTHPQVRRTALVGVGEPGRQSPVLCYELQPGVGTDRARVEAELRAIGARHPHTAPIATFLPHPGFPVDIRHNAKIGRETLAAWAAAHKESHA is encoded by the coding sequence ATGACCGATCCGTGCAACATCGCCGCCAGCCTGCCCCGGCTGGCCCGCGAGCAGCCCGACCGCGTGGCCATGCGCTGCCCCGATGGCGCCGGCCGCTACACCCGCGAACTCACCTATGCCCAGCTCGATGCCCGCAGCGACGCCATCGCCGCCGGGCTGGGCGCGTACGGCATCGGGCGGGGCCGCCGCGCCGTGGTGATGGTGCGGCCCACCCCGGAGTTCTTCCTGCTGATGTTCGCCCTGTTCAAGGCGGGCGCCGTGCCGGTGCTGGTGGACCCCGGCATCGACCGGCGCGCGCTGAAGCAGTGCCTGGACGAAGCCGAGCCGGAGGCGTTCATCGGCATTCCATTGGCCCAGTTCGCGCGACGCGTGCTGGGCTGGGCGAAGTCGGCCGAGAAGATCGTCACCGTCGGCACGCGCTGGGCCTGGGGGGGAACCACGCTGGCGAAGATCGAGGCGCGCGGCGCCAACGCCGGCCCGCAGCTTGCGGACACGGCGCCCGACGATGTCGCCGGCATCCTGTTCACCAGCGGATCCACCGGCGTGCCGAAGGGCGTGGTCTACCGCCATCGTCATTTCGTCGCCCAGATCGACCTGCTGCGCGACGCCTTCGGCCTGCAGCCCGGCGGCGTGGACCTGCCCACGTTCCCGCCGTTCGCGCTGTTCGATCCCGCGCTCGGGCTCACCTCGGTGATTCCCGACATGGACCCCACCCGCCCGGCCAGCGCCGATCCACGCAAGCTGCACGCGGCCATCGCGCGCTTCGGCGTCACCCAGCTGTTCGGCTCGCCGGCGCTGATGAAGGTACTGGCCGACCATGGCGCGCCGCTGCCCACCGTGCAGCGCGTGACCTCCGCCGGCGCGCCGGTGCCCCCGGATGTCGTGGCGAAGATCCGCACGCTGCTGCCGGACGAGGCGCAGTTCTGGACGCCCTACGGCGCCACCGAATGCCTGCCGGTGGCCGTCATCGAAGGCCGCGAACTGGAATCCACGCGCGCCGCCACCGAGGCCGGTGCCGGCACCTGCGTCGGCCGCGCGGTACCGCCAAACGAGGTCCGCATCATCCGCATCGTCGATGCGCCGATCGCCGACTGGCGCGAGGTCGACGTGCTGCCCGACGGTGAAGTCGGCGAGATCACCGTCGCCGGCCCCACCGCTACCGATACCTACTTCCGCCGCGACGCCGCCACGCGCATCGCCAAGATCCGCGAAACCCTGGCCGATGGTGGCGAGCGCATCGTGCACCGCATGGGCGACGTGGGCTGGTTCGATGGCGAGGGCCGGCTGTGGTTCTGCGGCCGCAAGACTCAGCGCGTCGAAACCGTCGACGGTCCGCTCTATACCGAACAGGTCGAACCGGTCTTCAACACCCATCCTCAGGTCCGCCGCACCGCGCTGGTCGGGGTCGGTGAACCGGGGCGCCAGTCGCCGGTGCTCTGCTACGAACTGCAGCCCGGCGTCGGCACGGACCGTGCGCGGGTGGAGGCCGAACTGCGCGCCATCGGTGCACGTCATCCGCACACCGCGCCCATCGCCACGTTCCTGCCGCACCCCGGTTTTCCGGTGGATATCCGCCACAATGCCAAGATCGGCCGCGAGACGCTGGCGGCATGGGCCGCCGCGCACAAGGAGTCGCACGCATGA
- a CDS encoding YkgJ family cysteine cluster protein yields the protein MHPCLTCGACCAHFRVSFHWSEADPEQGGVVPLALTEPLRVHERVMRGTSQHAPRCVALDADIGRYSRCTIHDRRPSVCALVPASLEFGERSAQCDKARLAHGLPLLVEADWAGVGDAEKNPLPEI from the coding sequence ATGCATCCCTGCCTGACCTGCGGCGCCTGCTGCGCCCATTTCCGCGTCAGCTTCCACTGGAGCGAGGCGGACCCCGAGCAGGGCGGCGTTGTTCCGCTCGCGCTGACCGAGCCGCTGCGCGTGCATGAGCGGGTGATGCGCGGCACCTCCCAGCACGCGCCGCGCTGCGTGGCCCTGGATGCCGACATCGGCCGCTACAGCCGCTGCACCATCCACGACCGGCGACCGTCGGTGTGCGCGCTGGTGCCGGCATCGCTGGAGTTCGGCGAACGCAGCGCGCAGTGCGACAAGGCGCGTCTGGCGCACGGCCTGCCGCTGCTGGTGGAAGCGGACTGGGCGGGCGTGGGGGACGCCGAGAAGAATCCGTTGCCGGAGATCTGA
- a CDS encoding alpha/beta fold hydrolase: protein MNYLDEGPRDGEVVVMLHGNPSWSYYWRTLVAGLSDKYRCIVPDHIGMGLSDKPDDSRYEYTLQSRVDDVAALLRHLGITGPVTLAVHDWGGMIGFGWALSHAAQVKRLVITNTAAFPMPAAKKMPWQIALGRDWRIGEWIIRGFNAFSAGASWIGVERRMPADVRRAYVSPYDTWANRISTIRFMQDIPLGPRDRAWPLLEAAGKALPSFADRPAFLGWGLKDFVFDRHFLDGFRAALPNAEVHAYEDAGHYVLEDKHEILVPLIRDFLDRHPLG from the coding sequence ATGAACTACCTAGACGAAGGACCGCGCGACGGCGAGGTGGTGGTGATGCTGCACGGCAATCCGTCGTGGAGCTATTACTGGCGCACGCTGGTGGCGGGGCTGTCGGACAAGTACCGTTGCATCGTGCCCGATCACATCGGCATGGGCCTGTCCGACAAGCCGGACGACAGCCGCTACGAATACACCCTGCAGTCGCGGGTGGACGACGTGGCCGCGCTGCTGCGCCACCTCGGCATCACCGGCCCGGTGACGCTGGCCGTGCACGACTGGGGCGGCATGATCGGCTTCGGCTGGGCGCTCTCGCACGCCGCGCAGGTGAAGCGCCTGGTGATCACCAACACCGCCGCTTTCCCGATGCCCGCGGCGAAGAAGATGCCATGGCAGATCGCCCTGGGCCGCGACTGGAGGATCGGCGAATGGATCATCCGCGGCTTCAACGCCTTCTCCGCCGGCGCCTCGTGGATCGGCGTGGAGCGCCGCATGCCGGCCGACGTGCGCCGCGCGTACGTGTCGCCGTACGACACATGGGCCAACCGCATCTCGACGATCCGCTTCATGCAGGACATTCCGCTCGGCCCGCGGGACCGGGCGTGGCCGCTGCTCGAGGCCGCGGGCAAGGCGCTGCCGTCCTTCGCCGACCGCCCGGCGTTCCTGGGCTGGGGGCTGAAGGACTTCGTGTTCGACAGGCACTTCCTGGACGGCTTCCGGGCCGCGCTGCCCAACGCCGAAGTGCATGCCTACGAAGACGCCGGCCACTATGTGCTGGAAGACAAGCACGAGATCCTGGTGCCGCTGATCCGCGACTTCCTGGATCGTCATCCGCTGGGCTGA
- a CDS encoding Fic family protein, producing the protein MGTRKTGRYVAGALAGSRYQAFIPDPLPPEPALDFSAGDLVARKERADQSLGRLDGITLMLPDPELFLYQYVRKEALLSSQIEGTQSSLSDLLLFELNEAPGVPVDDVEEVSNYVAALNHGLQRMREDDFPLSLRLVREMHALLLRGGRGSGKQPGEFRKGQVWVGGPTPALANFVPPPPDALPDALAAFERFLHAPSAQMSPLVKAALAHVQFETIHPFSDGNGRLGRLLIALILCNEGVLREPSLYLSLYFKRRRADYYDRLNAVRVHGDWEGWLGFFLDGVAETAQQAVDTAQRLLALLARDRERIATLGKRAGNVGLVFDQFARRVILSVPQVLPQLPLSAPTIRAAVETLQEMEIVNELTGQQRHRLFAYSTYLAILSEGAQPL; encoded by the coding sequence ATGGGTACCCGAAAAACAGGTCGTTACGTCGCCGGCGCTCTAGCTGGCAGTCGGTATCAGGCCTTCATTCCCGATCCCCTGCCGCCTGAGCCCGCACTGGATTTCAGTGCGGGCGATCTGGTTGCGCGCAAGGAACGCGCCGACCAGTCGTTGGGGCGGCTCGATGGCATCACCCTGATGCTGCCCGATCCCGAGTTGTTCCTTTACCAGTACGTGCGGAAGGAAGCCTTGCTGTCCTCACAGATCGAGGGCACCCAATCTTCCTTGTCCGATCTGTTGCTGTTTGAACTGAACGAAGCACCGGGCGTCCCCGTCGACGATGTAGAAGAGGTGTCCAACTACGTCGCGGCGCTCAACCATGGCCTGCAGCGCATGCGCGAGGATGATTTCCCGCTGTCGTTGCGATTGGTCCGCGAGATGCACGCGTTGTTGTTGCGCGGCGGGAGGGGCTCAGGCAAGCAGCCGGGCGAATTCCGCAAGGGGCAGGTCTGGGTGGGAGGCCCAACCCCGGCGCTGGCCAACTTCGTGCCGCCGCCGCCCGACGCGTTGCCAGACGCCTTGGCCGCGTTCGAGCGCTTCCTGCATGCACCATCCGCGCAGATGTCGCCGCTGGTCAAGGCCGCGCTGGCGCATGTGCAGTTCGAAACCATCCATCCCTTCAGCGATGGCAACGGACGGCTGGGACGCCTGCTGATTGCATTGATCCTGTGCAACGAAGGCGTGCTGCGGGAGCCCAGCCTGTACCTGAGTCTCTACTTCAAGCGCCGCCGCGCCGACTACTACGACCGCCTCAATGCGGTGCGCGTACACGGCGATTGGGAAGGTTGGCTGGGATTCTTCCTGGACGGAGTGGCCGAAACCGCACAACAGGCGGTCGATACCGCACAGCGCCTGCTTGCCTTGCTGGCGCGCGATCGCGAGCGCATCGCCACGCTGGGCAAGCGCGCCGGCAACGTGGGGCTGGTCTTCGACCAGTTCGCGCGGCGGGTCATCCTGTCGGTACCGCAAGTGCTGCCGCAACTGCCGCTGAGCGCGCCTACCATTCGCGCCGCCGTGGAGACCCTGCAGGAAATGGAAATCGTCAACGAACTGACCGGACAGCAGCGTCACCGCTTGTTCGCCTATTCGACCTATCTCGCCATCCTGAGCGAAGGAGCGCAGCCCCTGTGA
- a CDS encoding 3-oxoacyl-ACP synthase III — translation MLFKNVSIAGLAHIDAPHTLTSDEINARLQPTLDRLGIKTDVLNDIAGVHSRRLWDADVQASDAATLAARKALVDAGIGADKIGLVVNTSVSRDYLEPSTASIVCGNLGVGDECQTFDVANACLAFINGMDIAARMLERGEIDYALVVDGETANLVYEKTIERLNAPDVTEQQFRDELAALTLGCGAVAMVMARRELAPEAPRYKGGVTRSATEWNKLCRGNLDRMVTDTRMLLIEGMKLANKTFAAAKVALGWAVDELDQFVIHQVSRPHTQAFIKSFGIDPQKVMTIFTEHGNIGPASVPIVLSKLKELGKLKKGDRIALLGIGSGLNCTMAEVEW, via the coding sequence ATGCTCTTCAAGAATGTCTCCATCGCGGGACTGGCGCATATCGATGCGCCGCACACGCTGACGTCCGACGAGATCAACGCCCGCCTGCAGCCCACGCTCGACCGCCTGGGCATCAAGACCGACGTGCTCAACGACATCGCCGGCGTGCACTCCCGCCGCCTGTGGGACGCCGACGTGCAGGCCTCCGACGCCGCCACCCTGGCCGCCAGGAAGGCGCTGGTGGACGCCGGCATCGGCGCGGACAAGATCGGCCTGGTGGTCAACACCTCGGTCAGCCGCGACTACCTCGAGCCCTCCACCGCCAGCATCGTCTGCGGCAACCTGGGGGTGGGCGACGAGTGCCAGACCTTCGACGTGGCCAACGCCTGCCTGGCCTTCATCAACGGCATGGACATCGCCGCCCGCATGCTGGAGCGTGGCGAGATCGACTATGCGCTGGTGGTCGATGGCGAAACCGCCAACCTGGTCTACGAGAAGACCATCGAGCGCCTCAATGCGCCCGACGTCACCGAACAGCAGTTCCGCGACGAGCTGGCCGCCCTGACCCTGGGCTGCGGTGCCGTGGCCATGGTGATGGCGCGGCGCGAACTGGCCCCGGAAGCCCCGCGTTACAAGGGCGGGGTGACCCGTTCGGCCACCGAGTGGAACAAGCTCTGCCGCGGCAACCTGGACCGCATGGTCACCGATACCCGCATGCTGCTGATCGAGGGCATGAAGCTGGCCAACAAGACCTTCGCCGCGGCCAAGGTGGCGCTGGGCTGGGCGGTGGACGAACTGGACCAGTTCGTCATCCACCAGGTCAGCCGTCCGCACACCCAGGCCTTCATCAAGTCCTTCGGCATCGATCCGCAGAAGGTCATGACCATCTTCACCGAACACGGCAATATCGGCCCGGCCAGCGTGCCGATCGTGCTGAGCAAGCTGAAGGAACTGGGCAAGCTGAAGAAGGGCGACCGCATCGCCCTGCTCGGCATCGGCTCGGGCCTGAACTGCACGATGGCCGAGGTGGAGTGGTAA
- a CDS encoding DUF4156 domain-containing protein, with amino-acid sequence MRLAFLAAASAVLLSACTWVHLAPAAKNVRVIPGGAAPAGCEKRGEVSVSVKDSVAFYERNTLRVRDELETLARNEAPGLQADTLQPLGDPANGEQRFAAFRCGR; translated from the coding sequence ATGCGTCTTGCCTTCCTTGCCGCCGCTTCCGCCGTGCTGTTGTCCGCCTGTACCTGGGTGCACCTGGCCCCGGCCGCGAAGAACGTGCGGGTGATCCCCGGCGGCGCGGCGCCGGCCGGCTGCGAAAAGCGCGGCGAGGTCTCGGTGTCGGTCAAGGACAGCGTGGCGTTCTACGAGCGCAATACCTTGCGCGTCCGCGACGAGCTGGAAACCCTGGCCCGCAACGAAGCGCCGGGATTGCAGGCCGATACGCTGCAGCCCCTGGGCGACCCGGCCAACGGTGAGCAACGGTTCGCGGCATTCCGTTGCGGCCGGTAA
- a CDS encoding pitrilysin family protein: MRLSRRPRAALLALALSTALGGLAYAPAPTYAKPATGTDIVIPYEEFTLPNGLRVIVHTDRKAPIVAVNIWYHVGSKNESPGRTGFAHLFEHLMFQGSENHDGEFFTPFELVGATDQNGTTNQDRTNYFQNVPTTALDMALWMESDRMGHLLGAIDQKALDEQRGVVQNEKRQGENQPYGRRIMARMFEALYPAGHPYRWQTIGSMADLDAATLDDVKTWFRSWYGPNNAVLVLAGDIDVATAKEKVTRYFGDIPASATLADMKTHIPKHAQDTRETIPDRVPQVRLYRGWPVAEMGTRDAALLDLFAQVLGGSAASRFDTRLVHGDKIADQASAYQWSSEISGTFFLVSTVKEGVDPAKVEKALDEELERLIAEGPTADELERAKVAGRAAFVRGIERIGGFGGKSDVLASCAVYQGTPDCYQEELDILASATAADVQAAAKKWLAGASHTILVQPSETPASALPETVFAAPATAPAATPKVDPKFKTVKTDVDRSAGVPKTATFPDLKFPAVQRATLSNGMQVVLAERHETPVVQVNVEFPGGYAADVGKKLGTASFALQMMDEGAGQYGALALAARKEALGAELSTAGGLDSASVGLSALTEKLEPSLDLLADVLRRPTFDPAEIERVRATWIAGIKQEKARPQTAALRTLPPLLYGAGHPYAIPFTGSGTEASIASLTRDDLVAFHRDWLQPDQARITVVGDTTLAQIVPLLEARLGDWKPAPNAPKLPAVPKVANPTKPRVFLIDQPGAIQSNVYAAQLVPPTGDAGTIDFDFANGVLGGQFSSRLNMNLREDKHWAYGSYSGARNTLGQRPWWASAAVQSDRTADSMKELHAEIQQFATGQAPAKPEEIAKIRAANTLELPGAYETASAVLGQIVSNQRYGRPDDYIVQYKARNEAIGAADVAKAAATLSPSSLTWVVVGDLSKVGDSVRALQLGEAVQLDADGNVKK, encoded by the coding sequence ATGCGTCTTTCCCGCCGGCCCCGCGCCGCCCTGCTTGCCCTCGCCCTGTCCACCGCCCTCGGCGGCCTGGCCTATGCGCCGGCACCCACGTACGCCAAGCCGGCCACCGGGACGGACATCGTCATTCCCTATGAGGAGTTCACCCTGCCCAATGGCCTGCGCGTGATCGTGCACACCGATCGCAAGGCGCCGATCGTGGCGGTGAACATCTGGTACCACGTAGGCAGCAAGAACGAGAGTCCCGGGCGCACGGGCTTTGCGCACCTGTTCGAGCACCTGATGTTCCAGGGCAGCGAGAACCACGACGGCGAGTTCTTCACCCCGTTCGAACTGGTCGGCGCCACCGACCAGAACGGCACCACCAACCAGGACCGCACCAACTACTTCCAGAACGTGCCCACCACCGCGCTGGACATGGCGCTGTGGATGGAGTCCGACCGCATGGGCCACCTGCTCGGCGCGATCGACCAGAAGGCGCTGGACGAACAGCGCGGCGTGGTGCAGAACGAGAAGCGCCAGGGCGAGAACCAGCCCTACGGCCGCCGCATCATGGCCCGCATGTTCGAGGCGCTGTATCCGGCCGGGCACCCCTACCGCTGGCAGACCATCGGCTCGATGGCCGACCTGGATGCCGCCACCCTGGACGACGTGAAGACCTGGTTCCGCAGCTGGTACGGCCCCAACAACGCCGTGCTGGTGCTGGCCGGCGACATCGACGTGGCCACCGCCAAGGAGAAGGTGACCCGCTACTTCGGCGACATTCCGGCCAGCGCCACGCTGGCCGACATGAAGACCCACATTCCGAAGCACGCCCAGGACACCCGCGAGACCATCCCGGACCGCGTGCCGCAGGTGCGCCTGTATCGCGGTTGGCCGGTGGCCGAGATGGGCACGCGGGACGCGGCGCTGCTGGACCTGTTCGCCCAGGTGCTGGGCGGCAGCGCCGCCTCGCGCTTCGACACCCGCCTGGTGCACGGCGACAAGATCGCCGACCAGGCCAGCGCCTACCAGTGGAGCAGCGAGATCAGCGGCACCTTCTTCCTGGTCTCGACCGTGAAGGAGGGCGTGGACCCGGCCAAGGTGGAGAAGGCGCTGGACGAGGAGCTCGAACGCCTGATCGCCGAAGGCCCCACCGCCGACGAACTGGAACGCGCCAAGGTGGCCGGTCGCGCGGCGTTCGTGCGCGGCATCGAGCGCATCGGCGGTTTCGGCGGCAAGTCCGACGTGCTGGCCTCATGCGCCGTCTACCAGGGCACCCCGGACTGCTACCAGGAAGAGCTGGACATCCTCGCCAGCGCGACTGCGGCCGACGTGCAGGCGGCCGCGAAGAAGTGGCTGGCGGGCGCCTCGCATACCATCCTGGTGCAACCCAGCGAAACCCCGGCCTCGGCGCTGCCGGAAACCGTGTTCGCGGCCCCGGCCACTGCGCCGGCCGCCACCCCGAAGGTCGACCCGAAGTTCAAGACGGTCAAGACCGACGTCGACCGCAGCGCCGGGGTGCCGAAGACCGCCACCTTCCCCGACCTGAAGTTCCCCGCCGTCCAGCGCGCCACGCTGTCCAACGGCATGCAGGTGGTGCTGGCCGAGCGCCATGAGACGCCGGTGGTGCAGGTCAACGTGGAGTTCCCGGGCGGCTATGCGGCCGACGTGGGCAAGAAGCTGGGCACCGCGAGCTTCGCGCTGCAGATGATGGACGAGGGGGCCGGACAGTACGGCGCGCTGGCGCTGGCCGCGCGCAAGGAGGCCCTGGGCGCCGAGCTCAGCACCGCCGGCGGACTGGATTCGGCCTCGGTGGGCCTGTCCGCGCTGACCGAGAAGCTGGAGCCGTCGCTGGACCTGCTGGCCGACGTGCTGCGCCGGCCGACTTTCGATCCTGCGGAAATCGAGCGCGTGCGCGCCACCTGGATTGCCGGCATCAAGCAGGAGAAGGCGCGTCCGCAGACCGCCGCGCTGCGCACGTTGCCGCCGCTGCTGTACGGCGCCGGCCACCCGTACGCCATCCCGTTCACCGGTTCGGGGACGGAAGCCTCCATCGCCTCGCTGACCCGCGATGACCTGGTCGCCTTCCACCGCGACTGGCTGCAGCCGGACCAGGCCCGCATCACCGTGGTGGGCGACACCACGCTGGCGCAGATCGTGCCGCTGCTGGAAGCCCGCCTGGGCGACTGGAAGCCCGCGCCGAACGCGCCGAAGCTGCCTGCGGTGCCGAAGGTGGCCAATCCGACCAAGCCGCGCGTGTTCCTGATCGACCAGCCCGGCGCCATCCAGTCCAACGTCTACGCCGCGCAACTGGTGCCGCCCACCGGCGACGCCGGCACCATCGACTTCGACTTCGCCAATGGGGTGCTGGGCGGCCAGTTCAGCTCGCGCCTCAACATGAACCTGCGCGAAGACAAGCACTGGGCGTACGGGTCCTACAGCGGCGCCCGCAACACGCTGGGCCAGCGTCCGTGGTGGGCCAGCGCGGCGGTGCAGAGCGACCGCACGGCCGACTCCATGAAGGAGCTGCACGCGGAAATCCAGCAGTTCGCCACCGGCCAGGCCCCGGCCAAGCCGGAGGAGATCGCCAAGATCCGCGCGGCGAACACCCTGGAACTGCCGGGTGCGTACGAGACCGCCTCGGCGGTGCTGGGCCAGATCGTCTCCAACCAGCGCTACGGGCGTCCGGACGACTACATCGTCCAGTACAAGGCCCGCAACGAGGCCATCGGCGCCGCCGACGTGGCCAAGGCCGCCGCCACGCTGTCGCCGTCGTCCCTGACCTGGGTGGTGGTGGGCGACCTGTCCAAGGTGGGCGACTCGGTCCGCGCGCTGCAACTGGGCGAGGCGGTCCAGCTGGATGCCGACGGCAACGTGAAGAAGTGA
- a CDS encoding SDR family oxidoreductase, whose protein sequence is MDRKHCLVTGANRGLGLELVRQLLGRHCHVVATCRQPGKATALNTLAGEHPGRLHVLPLDVTDPRSRAELVRELPLVTDEEPLHLLINNAGVLRGGERFGQVAPADLDASFHTNAAGPFLLTQALAPRLAEGGVVANISSEVGSIGLRQEFRTPSYAIGKAAQNMVTSLLAQALATRHVAVVALHPGWVRTDMGGQNAALSVEDAAEGLLHVIERLTPEDSGRFLDWQGQPLPW, encoded by the coding sequence ATGGACCGCAAGCACTGCCTGGTCACCGGCGCCAACCGCGGGTTGGGCCTGGAACTGGTCCGCCAGCTGCTGGGCCGGCATTGCCATGTCGTCGCCACCTGCCGGCAGCCGGGCAAGGCCACCGCCCTGAATACCCTGGCCGGCGAACATCCCGGCCGGCTGCACGTGCTGCCACTGGATGTGACCGATCCCCGCAGCCGGGCCGAGCTGGTGCGCGAACTGCCACTGGTGACCGACGAAGAGCCCCTGCACCTGCTGATCAACAATGCCGGCGTGCTGCGCGGTGGCGAACGTTTCGGCCAGGTCGCGCCCGCCGACCTGGATGCCAGCTTCCACACCAATGCGGCCGGCCCATTCCTGCTGACCCAGGCGCTGGCGCCCCGGCTGGCCGAAGGCGGCGTGGTCGCCAACATCTCGTCCGAGGTCGGCTCGATCGGTCTGCGCCAGGAATTCCGTACGCCCAGCTACGCCATCGGCAAGGCCGCGCAGAACATGGTCACTTCGCTGCTGGCACAGGCCCTCGCCACCCGGCACGTCGCCGTGGTGGCGTTGCATCCGGGCTGGGTACGCACCGACATGGGCGGGCAGAACGCCGCGCTGTCGGTGGAGGACGCTGCCGAGGGCCTGCTGCATGTGATCGAGCGGCTCACGCCGGAAGACAGCGGGCGCTTCCTGGACTGGCAGGGCCAGCCTTTGCCCTGGTGA
- the trmL gene encoding tRNA (uridine(34)/cytosine(34)/5-carboxymethylaminomethyluridine(34)-2'-O)-methyltransferase TrmL: MTDALDLDVLLYQPEIPPNTGNAIRLCANTGARLHLIEPLGFALEDKQLKRAGLDYHEYATLQVHASLDAALQRIRPARLFALSTRGTVRYDQPEYRPGDAFLFGPETRGLPQGVLDALPPDQRLRLPMRPDNRSLNLSNTVAVMVFEAWRQAGFVGGA, from the coding sequence ATGACCGACGCCCTGGACCTCGACGTCCTGCTGTACCAGCCGGAAATTCCCCCGAATACCGGCAACGCCATCCGCCTCTGTGCGAATACCGGCGCGCGGCTGCACCTGATCGAACCCCTCGGGTTCGCATTGGAAGACAAGCAGCTCAAGCGCGCCGGTCTGGACTACCACGAGTACGCCACGCTGCAGGTCCACGCATCGCTCGATGCGGCCCTGCAGCGCATCCGTCCCGCGCGCCTGTTCGCGCTCAGCACGCGCGGCACCGTGCGCTACGACCAGCCCGAGTACCGTCCCGGCGATGCCTTCCTGTTCGGGCCCGAAACGCGCGGCCTGCCGCAGGGCGTCCTGGACGCCCTACCGCCGGACCAGCGCCTGCGCCTGCCGATGCGGCCGGACAACCGCAGCCTCAACCTCTCCAACACCGTGGCGGTGATGGTATTCGAGGCCTGGCGCCAGGCGGGCTTCGTGGGCGGCGCCTAG
- a CDS encoding FAD-dependent oxidoreductase: MTSSPSSRPPQTTDVAVIGSGIVGLSTAHHLLDRGLSCTLIDPKGPAGETSFGNAGSISVGNVMPQSTPGIVVKALRMLANPLAPLKLDWGVSPSYARWLLQFLVQGRSQHVLPIIDALSAINRASREAWLALGERIQAQDLIAHTGYLHVYSEQQTFAKGEWERDLMRRHGVAFDVLDAAQLRELEPGIGAGFQRAVFQRESLAMRDPGDFCRRLFNHLSARGAVPLTASVSSITRRDGGYQVDTDHGPVHAGRVVVAAGAWSNALLRPFGLKIPVIPARGYHLMYPQAQAVVGRPTLWAERYMVVSPMQAGIRMTSIKELTALDRDPHYHLIRRLDPEARKLFPGITGQPVSEWAGNRPCTPDSLPIIDRVPGEEIFLATGHGHLGLTQGPVTGRLLDQLMAGEATEIPLAPYGLARFA; this comes from the coding sequence ATGACTTCCTCCCCCTCCTCCCGCCCGCCGCAGACCACCGATGTCGCGGTGATCGGCAGCGGCATCGTCGGCCTGTCCACGGCCCACCACCTGCTGGACCGCGGCCTGTCCTGCACGCTGATCGATCCCAAAGGCCCGGCGGGCGAGACCTCGTTCGGCAATGCCGGTTCGATTTCGGTCGGCAACGTCATGCCGCAGTCGACGCCGGGCATCGTGGTGAAGGCGCTGCGCATGCTCGCCAACCCGCTGGCGCCGCTGAAGCTGGACTGGGGCGTCAGCCCTTCGTACGCCCGCTGGCTGCTGCAGTTCCTGGTGCAGGGACGTTCTCAGCACGTGCTGCCGATCATCGACGCGCTGAGCGCGATCAACCGCGCTTCGCGCGAGGCGTGGCTGGCCCTGGGCGAGCGCATCCAGGCGCAGGACCTGATCGCGCACACCGGTTACCTGCACGTCTACAGCGAGCAGCAGACGTTCGCCAAGGGCGAGTGGGAGCGCGACCTGATGCGCAGGCACGGCGTCGCCTTCGACGTGCTGGATGCCGCGCAGCTGCGCGAGCTGGAGCCGGGGATCGGCGCCGGTTTCCAGCGCGCGGTGTTCCAGCGCGAATCGCTGGCCATGCGCGACCCGGGCGATTTCTGCCGGCGCCTGTTCAATCATCTGAGCGCGCGCGGCGCCGTGCCGCTGACCGCGAGCGTATCGTCGATCACGCGCCGCGATGGCGGCTACCAGGTCGATACCGACCATGGTCCGGTGCATGCGGGCCGGGTCGTGGTGGCGGCGGGTGCGTGGAGCAACGCGCTGCTGCGGCCGTTCGGGCTGAAGATCCCGGTGATTCCCGCGCGCGGTTATCACCTGATGTATCCGCAGGCGCAGGCCGTGGTGGGGCGGCCCACGCTGTGGGCCGAGCGCTACATGGTGGTTTCGCCCATGCAGGCGGGCATCCGCATGACCAGCATCAAGGAACTGACCGCGCTCGACCGCGATCCCCACTATCACCTGATCCGCAGGCTCGACCCCGAGGCGCGCAAGCTGTTCCCGGGCATCACCGGCCAGCCGGTCTCGGAATGGGCGGGCAATCGGCCGTGCACGCCGGATTCGCTGCCGATCATCGACCGGGTGCCGGGCGAAGAGATCTTCCTCGCCACCGGGCATGGCCACCTGGGGCTGACGCAGGGGCCGGTGACCGGGCGCCTGCTCGATCAGTTGATGGCGGGTGAGGCGACGGAGATACCGCTGGCGCCGTATGGCTTGGCGCGGTTCGCGTAA